In Mycobacterium stomatepiae, the following are encoded in one genomic region:
- a CDS encoding isocyanide synthase family protein: MTAASLAEYQSSTAKAAALADSIIEILLRYRRVFAGEDLAEHGSDSRAVPPWVGLRPQWIRILDFLLGDEPIEFALPAFPCKSPNPNKVAGALPDEGERLALRTLQRLCDEVAGVYAPGARLTICSDGHVFADVIGVADGTVARYKDDLRRMMRNESLGSLETFDLEDMWGTDEIDTKRARLERGWMGSIEGLRRQARTEHEVARVIRGMSRFLREDAGESTATSSQQQREARRRAYRVLARSKAWGAIIHSRMPRAVRLSIHPQPLGADKFGVSLIPSAECDSGWTTPWHAVVLYDQDDRPRLVRHDSARAQGIPEMRHGRIWHYRVRPSTAEPGAMSPPPAHPSDNG; the protein is encoded by the coding sequence GTGACTGCTGCGAGTCTGGCCGAATACCAGTCCAGTACCGCGAAGGCCGCCGCATTAGCCGATTCCATTATTGAGATCCTCCTCAGGTATCGGCGCGTGTTCGCTGGTGAAGACCTCGCTGAGCACGGGTCCGATTCACGCGCGGTCCCGCCATGGGTCGGGCTGCGGCCTCAATGGATACGGATTCTTGATTTCCTCCTCGGGGACGAGCCCATCGAGTTCGCGTTACCCGCATTTCCCTGCAAGTCGCCGAATCCGAACAAGGTGGCTGGAGCACTGCCCGACGAAGGTGAGCGGTTGGCGCTAAGGACGCTGCAACGTCTATGTGATGAAGTCGCAGGTGTTTATGCTCCCGGTGCCCGACTGACGATCTGCTCGGACGGTCACGTATTCGCCGACGTCATCGGTGTCGCCGACGGCACAGTCGCCCGCTACAAAGACGATCTCAGAAGAATGATGCGGAACGAATCCCTCGGTAGCCTAGAAACATTCGATCTGGAGGACATGTGGGGCACCGACGAGATCGACACCAAACGCGCGCGTCTCGAGCGGGGATGGATGGGCTCTATTGAAGGCCTTCGCCGCCAAGCCCGGACCGAACATGAAGTTGCGCGGGTCATCCGGGGAATGTCGCGATTCCTGCGCGAAGATGCCGGAGAGAGCACCGCGACCTCTTCCCAGCAACAGCGCGAAGCAAGACGGCGCGCCTACCGCGTGTTGGCGCGGTCCAAGGCATGGGGAGCAATCATCCACAGCCGGATGCCGCGTGCGGTTCGACTGTCGATCCACCCGCAGCCACTGGGTGCAGACAAGTTCGGCGTGAGCCTCATTCCGTCCGCGGAGTGCGACAGCGGCTGGACCACGCCATGGCATGCGGTTGTCCTTTACGACCAGGACGACCGCCCGCGTTTGGTAAGGCACGATTCGGCTCGCGCGCAGGGTATTCCAGAGATGCGC